A single Bacteroidota bacterium DNA region contains:
- a CDS encoding four helix bundle protein has translation MKSYRDLEIYQMAYQLAVEVHLLTMKLPKYELYEQGSQVRRSSKSIKDTIVEGYGRRRYKADFIRFLFYS, from the coding sequence ATGAAAAGTTACCGGGATCTGGAAATTTACCAGATGGCATATCAATTAGCAGTCGAAGTTCATCTTTTGACAATGAAGTTGCCAAAGTATGAATTATATGAGCAAGGGAGCCAAGTGAGACGATCTTCAAAAAGTATCAAAGATACAATTGTTGAAGGTTATGGTAGAAGAAGATATAAAGCTGACTTTATCAGGTTTTTGTTTTATTCATAA
- the trpA gene encoding tryptophan synthase subunit alpha — translation MNKLQELFQNKKNDILSIYFTAGYPELEMTGDIVKRLEKSGVDFIEVGMPFSDPMADGPTIQQSSEKALENGMNLDAYFKQLKAIKDEVSLPLIAMGYVNQMMRYGDDKFLKACAESGISGLILPDLPLKIYKEEYEKKLQKYGLVNIFLVTPQTSDERIREIDEISNSFIYMVSSASTTGSKSSIDNSQIEYFERLKNMKLRNPLVIGFGISNSETYSQACKYASGAIIGSAFVKAVEKEAGEEVISTFVSGIRAN, via the coding sequence ATGAACAAATTACAAGAACTATTTCAAAATAAAAAGAACGATATTCTATCGATATATTTCACTGCGGGTTATCCTGAATTGGAAATGACCGGCGATATAGTTAAAAGATTAGAAAAGTCCGGAGTTGATTTTATCGAAGTAGGGATGCCATTTTCAGATCCTATGGCCGATGGACCTACCATACAGCAAAGTAGCGAGAAAGCTTTGGAGAATGGAATGAATTTAGATGCTTATTTTAAGCAATTAAAAGCTATTAAGGATGAAGTTTCGTTGCCTTTGATTGCTATGGGTTATGTAAATCAAATGATGCGATATGGAGATGACAAATTTCTTAAAGCATGTGCAGAATCGGGGATTAGTGGTTTAATTTTGCCGGATTTACCTTTGAAAATATACAAGGAAGAATATGAGAAAAAATTACAAAAATACGGACTTGTAAATATTTTTCTGGTGACTCCGCAAACATCAGATGAAAGAATCAGGGAGATTGATGAGATAAGTAATTCATTTATTTATATGGTATCATCAGCATCTACAACAGGATCTAAAAGTAGTATTGATAATTCTCAAATAGAGTATTTTGAGAGGTTGAAGAATATGAAACTTAGAAATCCTTTAGTGATTGGGTTTGGTATTTCAAATTCTGAAACATACTCACAGGCTTGTAAATATGCATCCGGTGCTATAATTGGAAGTGCTTTCGTAAAAGCTGTAGAGAAGGAGGCAGGAGAAGAAGTAATTTCAACCTTTGTCTCGGGAATTAGAGCTAATTAG